One window of Cellulomonas shaoxiangyii genomic DNA carries:
- a CDS encoding TatD family hydrolase gives MGRKQRERGWPPAPEPLPLPVIDDHTHLESVVDWRADGWDPTDPGVHPDLAAHLARAAQVGVTRMVQVGCDLDALAWTDAAVRAHGALVGAVAIHPNEAVLHAGVREVAPDGLDPDPQPRHDVPLDEAVARVAAVARDNPRVRAIGETGLDFFRAGDAGRAVQREAFRAHVALAKELGLALQIHDRDAHEEVVDVLLRDGAPERTVFHCFSGGAALAEVAARHGWFCSFAGPVSFPANDDLRAALRVLPPALVLVETDAPYLTVHPYRGRPNAPYLLPGTVRTVAEVTGRSLGDVCAQVGAAAEAVYGSW, from the coding sequence ATGGGCCGCAAGCAGAGGGAGCGCGGCTGGCCGCCCGCGCCGGAGCCGCTGCCGCTGCCCGTCATCGACGACCACACGCACCTCGAGTCGGTCGTCGACTGGCGCGCGGACGGCTGGGACCCCACCGACCCGGGCGTGCACCCCGACCTCGCGGCGCACCTGGCGCGGGCGGCGCAGGTCGGGGTGACCCGGATGGTGCAGGTCGGCTGCGACCTCGACGCGCTCGCGTGGACGGACGCGGCCGTGCGGGCGCACGGCGCGCTCGTGGGTGCGGTCGCGATCCACCCCAACGAGGCGGTGCTGCACGCTGGCGTCCGGGAGGTCGCACCCGACGGGCTCGACCCCGACCCGCAGCCGCGGCACGACGTCCCGCTCGACGAGGCGGTCGCGCGCGTCGCGGCCGTGGCGCGGGACAACCCGCGCGTGCGGGCGATCGGGGAGACCGGGCTGGACTTCTTCCGTGCCGGCGACGCGGGCCGTGCGGTGCAGCGGGAGGCGTTCCGCGCGCACGTCGCGCTCGCCAAGGAGCTCGGCCTGGCCCTGCAGATCCACGACCGCGACGCGCACGAGGAGGTCGTCGACGTCCTGCTGCGTGACGGGGCACCCGAGCGGACGGTGTTCCACTGCTTCTCCGGCGGGGCGGCCCTCGCGGAGGTCGCGGCGCGCCACGGGTGGTTCTGCTCGTTCGCCGGGCCGGTGTCGTTCCCCGCCAACGACGACCTGCGCGCCGCGCTGCGCGTGCTGCCGCCGGCGCTCGTGCTGGTCGAGACCGACGCGCCGTACCTCACGGTGCACCCGTACCGCGGCCGCCCGAACGCGCCGTACCTGCTGCCGGGCACCGTGCGGACCGTCGCCGAGGTCACGGGCCGGTCGCTCGGGGACGTGTGCGCGCAGGTCGGCGCTGCCGCGGAGGCGGTCTACGGCTCCTGGTGA
- a CDS encoding ubiquitin-like domain-containing protein, whose translation MGGTTAFAALHKDVTVDVDGREVEVQAFGRTVGDVLAAAEIEVGERDLVAPDLDAPVGRTSQVVVRHGREIDVEVDGEERSVWTTALTVGEAVDGLGLRDGVRLSASRSAEVGRDVLRVSTQKTVHLVVDGQVIDGVSSGATVRDALRDIGLVLEEGDRVSVPLDAAAVDGLVVLVTRAASSGETVTETVPFAEKEVEDATLVTGTRKVQTAGRAGVRTTTYALDVVGGVVVGRTPVASMVTVPPVDQVIRVGTAPLPDPAEVSVEPGTAQAIGKELAAARGWGDDQFACLLKLWNKESGWRVDADNPSSSAYGIPQALPGSKMASAGADWRTNPATQITWGLGYIAGRYGNPCGAWAHSQAKNWY comes from the coding sequence ATGGGCGGGACGACCGCGTTCGCCGCGCTGCACAAGGACGTGACCGTCGACGTCGACGGGCGCGAGGTCGAGGTGCAGGCGTTCGGCCGGACCGTGGGTGACGTGCTCGCCGCCGCGGAGATCGAGGTGGGCGAGCGCGACCTCGTCGCGCCCGACCTCGACGCCCCCGTGGGCCGTACCAGCCAGGTCGTCGTGCGGCACGGGCGCGAGATCGACGTGGAGGTCGACGGCGAGGAGCGGTCGGTGTGGACGACGGCGCTGACCGTGGGCGAGGCCGTCGACGGCCTGGGCCTGCGTGACGGCGTGCGCCTGTCCGCGTCCCGGTCGGCCGAGGTGGGCCGCGACGTGCTGCGGGTCTCGACGCAGAAGACCGTGCACCTGGTCGTCGACGGCCAGGTCATCGACGGCGTCAGCAGCGGTGCGACGGTCCGCGACGCGCTGCGCGACATCGGGCTCGTGCTCGAGGAGGGCGACCGCGTGTCCGTCCCGCTCGACGCGGCGGCCGTGGACGGGCTGGTCGTGCTGGTGACCCGCGCCGCGAGCTCGGGGGAGACCGTGACCGAGACCGTGCCGTTCGCGGAGAAGGAGGTCGAGGACGCGACGCTCGTGACGGGCACGCGCAAGGTCCAGACCGCCGGACGCGCCGGGGTGCGCACCACGACGTACGCGCTCGACGTGGTGGGCGGCGTCGTCGTCGGCCGCACGCCGGTCGCGTCGATGGTGACGGTGCCGCCGGTCGACCAGGTGATCCGGGTGGGGACGGCACCGCTGCCCGACCCGGCGGAGGTGTCGGTCGAGCCGGGCACGGCGCAGGCGATCGGCAAGGAGCTCGCGGCGGCGCGCGGGTGGGGCGACGACCAGTTCGCCTGCCTGCTCAAGCTGTGGAACAAGGAGAGCGGGTGGCGCGTCGACGCGGACAACCCGTCGTCGTCGGCGTACGGCATCCCGCAGGCGCTGCCGGGCTCCAAGATGGCCAGCGCGGGCGCCGACTGGCGGACCAACCCGGCCACGCAGATCACCTGGGGCCTCGGCTACATCGCCGGCCGGTACGGCAACCCCTGCGGCGCCTGGGCGCACTCGCAGGCGAAGAACTGGTACTGA
- a CDS encoding 4-(cytidine 5'-diphospho)-2-C-methyl-D-erythritol kinase produces MTVSGVDDLPERTVRVRAPGKVNLSLRVGPVGSDGYHPVSTVFQAVSVYEEVVARSAGEFGVTAEGPQAAAVPTDDSNLALRAARAVAAHAGVDDAAHLHLVKGVPVAGGMAGGSADAAAALLACDQLWGTGLSRDELVTIAAELGSDVPFALVGHTAVGTGRGHLLTPALSRGEFHWAFAVQDRGLPTAGVYAAFDDLRGHDAQPLTDEHDVPLMQALRAGDATALGAALHNDLEPAALELDPGLAEPLAVATDAGALGVVVSGSGPTVAALARSRQHALAIAAAFTASGVADRVLTASGPVPGARVVGVGD; encoded by the coding sequence GTGACGGTGAGCGGTGTGGACGACCTGCCCGAGCGGACGGTGCGCGTGCGCGCACCCGGCAAGGTGAACCTGTCCCTGCGCGTGGGGCCGGTCGGGTCCGACGGCTACCACCCGGTGTCCACCGTGTTCCAGGCGGTGTCGGTGTACGAGGAGGTCGTGGCGCGCTCCGCCGGGGAGTTCGGCGTCACCGCCGAGGGCCCGCAGGCGGCCGCCGTGCCGACCGACGACTCGAACCTCGCGCTGCGGGCCGCCCGGGCCGTGGCCGCGCACGCGGGCGTCGACGACGCCGCGCACCTGCACCTGGTCAAGGGCGTCCCGGTGGCCGGTGGCATGGCGGGCGGCTCGGCCGACGCCGCCGCGGCGCTGCTGGCGTGCGACCAGCTGTGGGGGACCGGCCTGAGCCGCGACGAGCTCGTCACCATCGCCGCCGAGCTGGGCTCCGACGTGCCGTTCGCGCTGGTGGGGCACACCGCGGTCGGGACGGGCCGCGGGCACCTGCTCACGCCCGCGCTGAGCCGCGGCGAGTTCCACTGGGCGTTCGCCGTGCAGGACCGCGGTCTGCCGACGGCCGGCGTCTACGCGGCGTTCGACGACCTGCGCGGCCACGACGCCCAGCCGCTGACCGACGAGCACGACGTGCCGCTCATGCAGGCGCTGCGGGCGGGCGACGCCACGGCGCTGGGCGCGGCGCTGCACAACGACCTCGAGCCGGCCGCCCTGGAGCTCGACCCCGGCCTGGCGGAGCCGCTCGCGGTCGCCACGGACGCGGGCGCGCTGGGCGTCGTCGTGTCCGGGTCGGGCCCGACGGTCGCGGCGCTCGCGCGCAGCCGGCAGCACGCGCTCGCGATCGCCGCGGCGTTCACCGCGTCGGGGGTCGCCGACCGCGTCCTGACCGCGTCGGGGCCGGTGCCCGGGGCGCGTGTGGTCGGGGTGGGTGACTGA
- a CDS encoding ABC transporter ATP-binding protein, with protein MLELQGVSRSFGDRRVLDDVSFTVGRGRLTGFVGGNGAGKTTTMRIILGVLSAHAGSVTLDGRPLDGASRARFGYMPEERGLYPKMKLAEQLTYLARLHGFDKGAASTRAHDLIDRLGLTERADDPVENLSLGNQQRAQIAAALVHDPEVLVLDEPFSGLDPMAVEVVQGVLAERAARGVPVLFSSHQLDVVERLCDDLVIIAGGRIRAAGSREELRRAHANERHEIVVAGDMGWLRDEPGVRVDELAAGSAVFEADAATAQRVLTAALARGPVESFTPLRPSLAEIFREVITDEVPADDAGRTQELEAAR; from the coding sequence ATGCTCGAGCTCCAGGGCGTCAGCAGGTCCTTCGGGGACCGGCGCGTGCTCGATGACGTGAGCTTCACGGTCGGCCGCGGCCGGCTCACGGGGTTCGTCGGCGGCAACGGCGCCGGCAAGACGACGACGATGCGGATCATCCTCGGCGTGCTCTCGGCGCACGCGGGGTCCGTCACGCTGGACGGCCGGCCGCTCGACGGCGCGAGCCGCGCCCGCTTCGGCTACATGCCGGAGGAGCGGGGCCTGTACCCCAAGATGAAGCTCGCCGAGCAGCTCACCTACCTGGCGCGGCTGCACGGGTTCGACAAGGGTGCCGCGAGCACCCGTGCGCACGACCTGATCGACCGGCTCGGCCTGACCGAGCGCGCCGACGACCCGGTCGAGAACCTCTCGCTCGGCAACCAGCAGCGCGCGCAGATCGCGGCGGCCCTGGTCCACGACCCCGAGGTGCTCGTGCTCGACGAGCCGTTCTCGGGTCTCGACCCGATGGCGGTCGAGGTCGTGCAGGGCGTGCTCGCGGAGCGGGCGGCGCGCGGCGTGCCGGTGCTGTTCTCGTCCCACCAGCTCGACGTCGTGGAGCGGCTGTGCGACGACCTCGTCATCATCGCCGGCGGTCGCATCCGCGCCGCCGGCTCGCGCGAGGAGCTGCGGCGGGCGCACGCCAACGAGCGGCACGAGATCGTCGTCGCCGGCGACATGGGGTGGCTGCGCGACGAGCCCGGCGTGCGGGTCGACGAGCTGGCCGCGGGCTCCGCCGTCTTCGAGGCCGACGCCGCGACGGCGCAGCGCGTGCTCACGGCCGCGCTGGCCCGTGGGCCGGTGGAGTCCTTCACGCCGCTGCGGCCCTCCCTGGCGGAGATCTTCCGCGAGGTCATCACGGACGAGGTGCCGGCCGACGACGCCGGCCGCACGCAGGAGCTGGAGGCAGCCCGATGA
- the rsmA gene encoding 16S rRNA (adenine(1518)-N(6)/adenine(1519)-N(6))-dimethyltransferase RsmA yields the protein MPADVALLGPAEIRALAARAGVRPTKTLGQNFVLDAGTVRKIVRQADVRPGERVVEVGPGLGSLTLGLIEAGADVVAVEIDPVLARLLPSTVAAHVPGLTVAATDEDAERREVRLTDADGRDRLTVLTADALTVTTLPGPEPTALVANLPYNVSVPVLLTFLERFGTLERALVMVQAEVADRLAAPPGSRTYGVPSAKVAWYAAARRTATVGRAVFWPAPNVDSALVRLDRRDPPTTTVTRGEVFAVVDAAFAQRRKTLRSALAQLAGAPAAAEAALRAAGVDPQVRGEQLDVAAFARIAEQLSAAGRPLPHRPGTVAP from the coding sequence ATGCCAGCCGACGTCGCGCTCCTCGGGCCTGCGGAGATCCGGGCCCTCGCCGCGCGGGCCGGCGTCCGCCCGACCAAGACCCTCGGGCAGAACTTCGTCCTCGACGCGGGCACCGTCCGCAAGATCGTCCGCCAGGCCGACGTCCGGCCGGGTGAGCGCGTCGTCGAGGTCGGGCCCGGGCTCGGTTCGCTGACGCTGGGCCTGATCGAGGCGGGTGCGGACGTCGTCGCGGTCGAGATCGACCCGGTGCTCGCCCGCCTGCTCCCGTCGACGGTCGCGGCGCACGTGCCCGGCCTGACGGTCGCGGCGACGGACGAGGACGCCGAGCGGCGGGAGGTGCGGCTCACCGACGCCGACGGCCGCGACCGGCTCACGGTCCTGACGGCCGACGCGCTCACGGTGACGACGCTGCCCGGCCCGGAACCGACCGCGCTCGTCGCGAACCTGCCCTACAACGTCTCCGTGCCGGTGCTGCTGACGTTCCTCGAGCGGTTCGGGACGCTCGAGCGGGCCCTGGTCATGGTGCAGGCGGAGGTCGCGGACCGGCTCGCGGCCCCGCCCGGCAGCCGCACGTACGGCGTGCCGTCGGCGAAGGTCGCGTGGTACGCGGCCGCGCGGCGCACGGCGACCGTCGGACGCGCCGTCTTCTGGCCCGCACCCAACGTCGACTCCGCGCTCGTGCGGCTCGACCGCCGCGACCCGCCGACCACCACGGTGACGCGCGGCGAGGTCTTCGCCGTGGTCGACGCGGCCTTCGCGCAGCGCCGCAAGACGCTGCGCTCGGCGCTCGCCCAGCTCGCCGGTGCACCGGCCGCCGCGGAAGCCGCGCTGCGGGCCGCGGGGGTGGACCCGCAGGTCCGGGGCGAGCAGCTCGACGTCGCGGCCTTCGCGCGGATCGCCGAGCAGCTCTCGGCCGCCGGACGGCCGCTGCCGCACCGACCTGGCACAGTGGCCCCGTGA
- a CDS encoding ABC transporter permease encodes MSTTTSHPAPQAPSLGRASLLVAEREITSQVRSKSFIISTAVLLGAILVGIVISALIGQREPSDTPVAVVSSVAGSVDGAAGLEVHDVADRAAAEELVRSGEVEAALVPGGEPLGVAVLALEDAPSDVVQALTVSPEVELLEPAPADGDLRYLITFAFGLVFMTSVIGAGSMIAQNTVTEKQSRIVEILLSAVPARALLAGKILGNSVLALGQTAAIAAVAVLGLVVTGQDEVLTLIGMPVAWFVVFFAIGFVLLAAIFAASASLVSRVEDTGSVLQPAIWLTMVPYFLVIFFNDNDLVLRIMSFVPFTAPVGMPVRLFLNEAEWWEPLVALLVLVVSALAVTAVAARIYERSVLRMGGRVSVREALARSADD; translated from the coding sequence ATGAGCACCACCACGTCGCACCCCGCGCCGCAGGCGCCGTCGCTCGGCCGCGCCAGCCTGCTGGTCGCCGAGCGGGAGATCACCTCCCAGGTCCGCTCGAAGTCGTTCATCATCTCGACCGCGGTCCTGCTGGGCGCGATCCTCGTCGGCATCGTGATCAGCGCGCTCATCGGCCAGCGCGAGCCGAGCGACACGCCCGTGGCGGTCGTCTCGTCCGTGGCCGGCAGCGTCGACGGCGCAGCCGGCCTGGAGGTGCACGACGTCGCCGACCGCGCCGCCGCGGAGGAGCTGGTCCGCTCGGGCGAGGTCGAGGCGGCGTTGGTGCCGGGCGGCGAGCCGCTCGGGGTGGCCGTCCTCGCGCTCGAGGACGCGCCGTCGGACGTCGTGCAGGCCCTCACGGTGTCGCCGGAGGTCGAGCTGCTCGAGCCGGCGCCGGCCGACGGTGACCTGCGCTACCTCATCACGTTCGCGTTCGGCCTGGTCTTCATGACCTCGGTGATCGGCGCGGGCTCGATGATCGCCCAGAACACGGTGACGGAGAAGCAGTCCCGGATCGTCGAGATCCTGCTGTCGGCGGTGCCGGCGCGTGCGCTGCTCGCGGGCAAGATCCTCGGCAACTCGGTGCTCGCGCTCGGGCAGACCGCCGCCATCGCCGCGGTCGCCGTCCTGGGTCTCGTGGTCACCGGGCAGGACGAGGTGCTGACGCTCATCGGCATGCCGGTCGCGTGGTTCGTGGTCTTCTTCGCGATCGGGTTCGTGCTGCTGGCAGCGATCTTCGCGGCCAGCGCGTCCCTGGTGTCCCGCGTGGAGGACACGGGCTCGGTCCTGCAGCCGGCGATCTGGCTGACGATGGTCCCGTACTTCCTCGTCATCTTCTTCAACGACAACGACCTCGTGCTGCGGATCATGTCGTTCGTGCCCTTCACCGCGCCGGTCGGCATGCCCGTGCGGCTGTTCCTCAACGAGGCGGAGTGGTGGGAGCCGCTCGTGGCGCTGCTGGTGCTGGTCGTCTCGGCGCTCGCGGTGACGGCGGTCGCGGCGCGCATCTACGAGCGGTCGGTGCTGCGCATGGGCGGCCGCGTCTCGGTGCGCGAGGCGCTCGCGCGGTCGGCCGACGACTGA
- a CDS encoding resuscitation-promoting factor has translation MRTRRAPTGAPLPVPGHDDGWSLVQFSTPTTGTTSSDAAEPAAPPRRTRWLAVTAGVAALVVGAGTAGYAHVHKAVVLDVDGRTQEVSTFAGSVEGLLDEEGVVVGDRDVVSASGALTDGLEVVVRHATPVTVAMDGAEEVVWTTALSAEEALTDLADRASSVALVASRSSAGGRPELPLELVVRGAAEVHVDGQVLPVSDADATVASVLGELGVTLTPLDRVQVVRGADGRVDVLVERVVVQNVTTTHEVPFTSRTQDDAARYTGERAVAQAGVAGVRTVVERVTTVNGAEQRRLPLLDAVTQQPVEEVVSVGTKPRPAPKPAPAPAAPARPAAPAAPAAGGAAGPITAGGDADSLNWAALAKCESGGRADIVSSTGKYHGLYQFSVATWQAVGGSGLPSQASAEEQTARAKMLYNRSGAGQWPHCGKNLFS, from the coding sequence GTGCGCACCCGCCGGGCGCCGACCGGCGCACCGCTCCCCGTGCCCGGGCACGACGACGGCTGGAGCCTCGTGCAGTTCTCGACCCCCACCACCGGCACGACCTCCTCCGACGCAGCCGAGCCCGCCGCACCGCCCCGCCGCACGCGCTGGCTCGCGGTCACCGCGGGCGTCGCCGCGCTCGTCGTGGGCGCCGGCACCGCCGGCTACGCCCACGTCCACAAGGCGGTGGTGCTCGACGTCGACGGGCGCACGCAGGAGGTGTCCACGTTCGCCGGCTCGGTCGAAGGGCTCCTCGACGAGGAGGGCGTCGTCGTGGGCGACAGGGACGTCGTGTCGGCGTCCGGTGCGCTCACCGACGGCCTCGAGGTCGTCGTCCGCCACGCGACGCCCGTCACGGTGGCGATGGACGGCGCCGAGGAGGTCGTCTGGACCACCGCGCTGTCCGCCGAGGAGGCGCTCACGGACCTCGCCGACCGTGCGAGCAGCGTCGCGCTGGTCGCGTCCCGCTCGTCCGCCGGCGGCCGCCCCGAGCTGCCGCTCGAGCTCGTCGTCCGCGGCGCCGCCGAGGTGCACGTCGACGGCCAGGTGCTGCCGGTGAGCGACGCCGACGCGACCGTCGCGAGCGTGCTGGGCGAGCTCGGCGTGACGCTGACGCCGCTGGACCGCGTGCAGGTCGTGCGCGGCGCCGACGGCCGTGTCGACGTGCTCGTGGAGCGCGTCGTGGTGCAGAACGTCACGACGACGCACGAGGTGCCGTTCACGTCGCGCACGCAGGACGACGCCGCCCGGTACACGGGCGAGCGCGCGGTCGCGCAGGCCGGCGTCGCCGGGGTCCGCACGGTGGTCGAGCGCGTCACGACCGTCAACGGGGCCGAGCAGCGTCGTCTGCCGCTTCTCGACGCCGTCACGCAGCAGCCGGTCGAGGAGGTCGTCTCGGTGGGCACCAAGCCGCGCCCGGCGCCCAAGCCGGCGCCGGCACCCGCGGCGCCCGCGCGTCCCGCGGCCCCCGCCGCACCCGCCGCGGGCGGCGCGGCCGGACCGATCACGGCCGGCGGCGACGCGGACTCCCTCAACTGGGCGGCGCTCGCCAAGTGCGAGTCCGGTGGCCGCGCCGACATCGTGTCCTCCACCGGCAAGTACCACGGGCTGTACCAGTTCTCGGTCGCCACGTGGCAGGCCGTGGGTGGCAGCGGCCTGCCGTCGCAGGCGTCGGCCGAGGAGCAGACCGCCCGCGCCAAGATGCTCTACAACCGCTCGGGCGCCGGGCAGTGGCCGCACTGCGGCAAGAACCTGTTCAGCTGA
- a CDS encoding response regulator: MGERVRVVLVDDQALLRAGIGTILSAHPDLEVVGEASTGAEAVRVVRQTRPDVVCMDVQMPDMDGLEATRRITADPEVQAAVVVLTTFNREDYLLEALRAGAVGYLLKTSRPEQLHEAVLSAAAGEGLLAPEVTRAVIARAVDARPTPTSTAAPLVPLTEREAEVLVLVARGLNNDEIAAELVVSRATVKTHVSNVLAKLGLRDRVQAVVYAHEHGLTG; encoded by the coding sequence ATGGGTGAGCGCGTGCGGGTCGTGCTCGTGGACGACCAGGCGCTGCTGCGCGCGGGCATCGGGACGATCCTGTCCGCCCACCCCGACCTGGAGGTGGTCGGCGAGGCGAGCACGGGCGCCGAGGCCGTGCGGGTGGTCCGCCAGACCCGCCCGGACGTCGTCTGCATGGACGTGCAGATGCCGGACATGGACGGGCTGGAGGCCACGCGGCGCATCACCGCGGACCCGGAGGTGCAGGCGGCCGTCGTCGTGCTCACGACGTTCAACCGCGAGGACTACCTGCTGGAGGCGCTGCGGGCCGGCGCCGTGGGCTACCTGCTCAAGACGTCCCGCCCCGAGCAGCTGCACGAGGCCGTCCTCAGCGCGGCCGCCGGCGAGGGCCTGCTGGCGCCCGAGGTGACGCGCGCCGTCATCGCCCGCGCCGTGGACGCCCGCCCGACGCCCACGTCGACCGCCGCGCCGCTCGTCCCGCTCACCGAGCGGGAGGCCGAGGTGCTCGTCCTCGTGGCACGCGGGCTGAACAACGACGAGATCGCCGCGGAGCTGGTCGTCAGCCGGGCCACCGTCAAGACGCACGTGTCGAACGTGCTCGCCAAGCTCGGGCTGCGGGACCGCGTGCAGGCGGTCGTGTACGCGCACGAGCACGGCCTCACGGGCTGA
- a CDS encoding sensor histidine kinase, with the protein MVLVPSGAGAPAALTRVGAAGDPDVTGWSRRQPGPDGLRWDVLLGVLLFVGAVLSSVMWRVTGLIPDPAPGWLSVLLLAAQTLPLTVRRRWPSAVAVVTGAAFIVAQLLMVPEQLVSNIALFMALYTVGAWERSRARAFWVRAGVVTAMFTWLLVSIFLAATDPDADIGLERAGAFSPFVAYMLIQLLTNVLYFAGAWWFGDHAWASARERERTAWRTRLLQAERVRAEAQAVALERLRIARELHDAVAHHVSLMGVQAAAARTVLASDPARAAAALGHVEESAREAVVELQGLLGTLREGATAEVGDPVEPAPPGEALASLDVARLPQLVESARAAGLEVTYQEVGDPQRLSPLASLNLYRIAQEALTNARKHAGPSARADVRLRWLGGTVELEVSDDGGTGRRAGVVPSTGMGLVGMRERVASDGGTLEAGRLRRGGFLVRARVPVAGARDRSVAAVAADGGAGPGRTATAAASTRGRETGDG; encoded by the coding sequence ATGGTGCTCGTCCCCTCCGGCGCCGGTGCGCCGGCCGCGCTGACGCGCGTCGGCGCCGCGGGCGACCCGGACGTCACCGGCTGGAGCCGCCGGCAGCCCGGCCCGGACGGGCTGCGCTGGGACGTGCTGCTCGGCGTGCTGCTGTTCGTCGGTGCCGTCCTCAGCTCGGTGATGTGGCGCGTCACGGGCCTCATCCCGGACCCGGCGCCGGGCTGGCTGTCCGTGCTGCTGCTCGCGGCGCAGACGCTGCCGCTCACGGTGCGCCGGCGCTGGCCGAGCGCGGTCGCGGTGGTCACGGGCGCCGCGTTCATCGTCGCGCAGCTGCTGATGGTGCCCGAGCAGCTCGTCAGCAACATCGCGCTGTTCATGGCCCTGTACACGGTGGGCGCGTGGGAGCGGTCGCGCGCGCGGGCGTTCTGGGTGCGGGCCGGCGTGGTCACCGCGATGTTCACGTGGCTGCTGGTCTCGATCTTCCTGGCCGCGACCGACCCGGACGCGGACATCGGGCTGGAGCGCGCCGGCGCGTTCTCGCCGTTCGTCGCGTACATGCTCATCCAGTTGCTGACCAACGTCCTGTACTTCGCCGGCGCCTGGTGGTTCGGCGACCACGCGTGGGCGTCGGCGCGCGAGCGCGAGCGGACGGCGTGGCGGACCCGGCTGCTGCAGGCGGAGCGCGTGCGGGCCGAGGCGCAGGCCGTCGCGCTCGAGCGCCTGCGGATCGCGCGCGAGCTGCACGACGCGGTCGCGCACCACGTGTCGCTCATGGGCGTGCAGGCCGCCGCGGCCCGCACCGTGCTGGCGAGCGACCCCGCCCGGGCGGCGGCCGCGCTCGGGCACGTCGAGGAGTCCGCACGCGAGGCCGTGGTGGAGCTCCAGGGCCTGCTGGGCACGCTGCGCGAGGGCGCGACGGCCGAGGTCGGCGACCCGGTGGAGCCGGCCCCGCCGGGCGAGGCGCTCGCGTCGCTCGACGTGGCGCGGCTCCCGCAGCTGGTCGAGTCGGCGCGCGCGGCGGGCCTGGAGGTGACGTACCAGGAGGTCGGCGACCCCCAGCGGCTCTCGCCCCTGGCGTCCCTGAACCTCTACCGGATCGCGCAGGAGGCGCTGACGAACGCGCGCAAGCACGCTGGGCCGTCCGCGCGCGCGGACGTGCGCCTGCGCTGGCTGGGCGGGACGGTCGAGCTCGAGGTGTCGGACGACGGCGGCACCGGGCGCCGGGCCGGCGTGGTGCCGTCGACCGGCATGGGGCTCGTGGGCATGCGGGAGCGGGTGGCCTCCGACGGCGGGACGCTCGAGGCGGGCCGGCTGCGCCGGGGCGGGTTCCTGGTCCGCGCGCGGGTGCCCGTGGCGGGTGCCAGGGACAGGTCGGTGGCCGCGGTCGCCGCGGACGGCGGCGCGGGCCCGGGCAGGACGGCCACCGCGGCGGCGTCGACGAGGGGACGGGAGACGGGCGATGGGTGA
- a CDS encoding SRPBCC family protein, with product MTSTAPTTPATRSTAHSTFVVERTFDASVERVWRAFADPTEKHAWFGTSDDWTTSEDTDDFRVGGTAVSEGEFHGGPVSRYVATYTDVVEPERFVLTYDMWLDGAHISTSVATYELTADGDGTHLRYTEQGVHLDGPDSAEGREEGTRGIFDVLAVHLGE from the coding sequence ATGACGAGCACCGCGCCCACCACCCCCGCCACCCGCAGCACCGCCCACTCGACGTTCGTCGTCGAGCGCACGTTCGACGCCTCCGTCGAGCGCGTCTGGCGCGCGTTCGCCGACCCCACCGAGAAGCACGCCTGGTTCGGCACGAGCGACGACTGGACGACGTCCGAGGACACCGACGACTTCCGCGTCGGCGGCACCGCGGTCAGCGAGGGGGAGTTCCACGGCGGGCCGGTCAGCCGCTACGTCGCCACCTACACCGACGTCGTCGAGCCCGAGCGGTTCGTCCTGACCTACGACATGTGGCTCGACGGCGCGCACATCTCGACGTCCGTGGCCACGTACGAGCTCACGGCCGACGGCGACGGCACGCACCTGCGCTACACCGAGCAGGGCGTGCACCTCGACGGACCAGACTCCGCCGAGGGGCGCGAGGAGGGGACGCGGGGCATCTTCGACGTCCTGGCGGTGCACCTGGGAGAATGA